The following are encoded in a window of Alphaproteobacteria bacterium genomic DNA:
- a CDS encoding D-aminoacylase: MKHELVLKGGRVADGSGTPAIEADIAIAGNRIAAIGAPGTLEAAATLDCSGRMIAPGFIDVHTHDDAILLDLPDMPMKTSQGVTTIVAGNCGVSVAPMILAGDPPPPLDLLGTRATYRHKRFADWTKALAADPAAVNAVALVGHSSLRVQTMDRLDRAADEGEIARMQGLLDQAMGEGALGLSTGLFYAPAKAAPTAEIVAVAKIAGRHGGLYATHLRNEADALEDAVAEALRIGREADTPVVLSHHKAMGKANHGKTARTLPLIDAARKTQRVALDVYPYIASSTVLTIDRIAASSRVLITWSKSVPATGGRDLSDIAGEWHVDLAEAARRLQPAGAIYFAMAEDDVRRVLSWPEAMIGSDGLPHDAHPHPRLWGTFPRVLGHYARDVGLFPVEEAIRRMTSLPAKRLGLRDRGVLRTGAFADIVVFDPRTVIDRASFAAPTLPGAGIDAVFVNGRAVWKAGAPTGARPGSFLSRDTAAMDYAG; the protein is encoded by the coding sequence ATGAAGCACGAATTGGTGCTGAAAGGCGGTCGCGTCGCCGACGGGTCCGGCACGCCCGCGATCGAAGCCGATATCGCCATCGCCGGCAATCGCATCGCCGCGATCGGCGCGCCGGGCACGCTGGAAGCCGCCGCGACGCTCGATTGTTCGGGGCGGATGATCGCCCCCGGTTTCATCGACGTGCATACGCATGACGACGCGATCCTGTTGGATCTGCCAGACATGCCGATGAAGACGAGCCAGGGCGTGACCACAATCGTCGCCGGGAATTGCGGCGTGTCGGTCGCCCCGATGATTTTGGCGGGCGATCCGCCGCCACCGCTCGATCTGCTGGGAACGCGCGCCACCTATCGCCATAAACGTTTCGCCGATTGGACGAAGGCTTTGGCCGCCGATCCCGCCGCCGTCAACGCGGTGGCGCTGGTCGGGCATTCGTCGTTGCGCGTGCAGACGATGGATCGTCTCGATCGCGCGGCCGATGAAGGCGAGATCGCGCGCATGCAAGGCTTGCTCGATCAAGCGATGGGCGAGGGCGCGCTGGGCCTGTCGACCGGCTTGTTCTACGCGCCCGCGAAAGCGGCACCGACCGCGGAGATCGTCGCGGTCGCCAAAATCGCGGGAAGGCATGGCGGATTGTACGCCACGCATTTGCGCAACGAAGCCGACGCGCTGGAAGACGCGGTCGCCGAAGCCTTGCGCATCGGCCGCGAAGCGGACACGCCCGTCGTGCTGTCGCATCACAAGGCGATGGGCAAGGCGAACCACGGCAAGACCGCGCGCACGCTGCCCTTGATCGACGCGGCGCGTAAAACCCAGCGCGTGGCGCTCGACGTCTATCCCTATATCGCGTCGTCGACCGTGCTGACGATCGACCGTATCGCCGCGTCGTCGCGCGTTTTGATCACCTGGTCGAAATCCGTGCCCGCGACGGGCGGGCGCGACCTTTCCGATATCGCCGGCGAATGGCACGTCGATCTCGCGGAAGCCGCGCGGCGCTTGCAGCCGGCCGGGGCGATCTATTTCGCGATGGCGGAGGACGACGTGCGCCGCGTGCTGTCCTGGCCGGAAGCGATGATCGGGTCGGACGGTTTGCCGCACGACGCCCATCCCCATCCGCGGCTGTGGGGCACGTTCCCGCGCGTGCTGGGTCATTACGCGCGCGACGTGGGCTTGTTTCCGGTCGAAGAAGCGATCCGCCGGATGACGTCGTTGCCCGCCAAGCGCCTGGGCTTGCGCGACCGGGGCGTGCTGCGGACAGGCGCTTTCGCCGATATCGTCGTTTTCGATCCCAGAACGGTGATCGACCGGGCGAGTTTCGCCGCCCCCACGCTGCCGGGTGCCGGGATCGACGCCGTGTTCGTCAACGGCCGGGCCGTTTGGAAGGCCGGGGCACCCACGGGCGCGCGCCCCGGATCGTTTCTGTCGCGCG